A window of the Bdellovibrio sp. ZAP7 genome harbors these coding sequences:
- a CDS encoding DUF421 domain-containing protein, translating into MWALQNPWWEYVVRAILVYAAVFVLLRFMGKKQIGELSPFDLVLLLIISESVSAAITGGDNSLTAGIICVSTFVIGNYCLDILGFKSKKVERLLEGEAQKIIENGVINLELCKEEYITLDEIASALREHGIKDIRKVDLAMLETNGRITVVKQPTAK; encoded by the coding sequence GTGTGGGCACTGCAAAATCCGTGGTGGGAATACGTTGTCCGAGCGATTTTAGTTTATGCAGCGGTCTTTGTTCTTTTGCGATTCATGGGGAAAAAGCAGATTGGTGAACTAAGTCCCTTTGATCTGGTCTTACTTTTAATTATCAGTGAATCTGTCAGTGCCGCCATCACGGGGGGAGATAACTCGCTGACCGCAGGAATTATTTGCGTGAGTACGTTTGTTATCGGCAACTACTGCTTGGATATACTGGGATTCAAATCAAAAAAAGTGGAGCGGCTGCTGGAAGGTGAAGCGCAAAAGATCATTGAAAATGGAGTGATAAATTTGGAGCTCTGTAAAGAGGAATATATCACGCTTGATGAAATCGCTTCAGCGCTTCGTGAGCACGGTATCAAAGACATTAGGAAGGTGGATTTAGCCATGTTGGAAACCAATGGTAGGATCACGGTCGTAAAGCAGCCCACGGCAAAGTAG